GAGAAACACCCCGATGTCTGGAAGGCCTATGCTGCCTTGGGCAAGGCAACGGCCGATTGCGGCCCGTTGACAGACCGCGAAAAGCGCCTCGTCAAGCTCGCGCTCGCGATTGGCGCGGGTTCCGAAGGCGCGGTCCATTCCCACACCCGGCGCGCCAGATCGGAGGGGATTGAGGCACAGGCGATCATGCAGGTCGCGATGCTGGCCATCGGCCCGCTTGGCCTACCTCGTGCCGTCGCCGCAAAGACCTGGATCGAAGACATCAAGGATTGACGTTCAGGGAAGCGGGCTGACCCCAAAAAGAAAGGGATGCGCCCATAGCAGCGTCCCGTAAAGCGCAATGCCTGCCGCAACCCGCAGGAGAGTGCCCACCGGCAGGGACGCCGAGAGGAGCGGCGTGGCGGCCACGCGATCAAGCATCCCTTGCCACTCTGGCCCCATCTCGCGGCGCTTGCGCCGGTCGATGAGTCGGCCTCCAAGTAGCGCGAAGGCGGCGAAGGTTCCGAAAAGGATCACATGGGCCAAATCTCCGTTGGGCATGACATGGGCCGCCGCCCAAAGCGCCAACGCCAGAAGCAGTGGATGACGCGACAAGCGAACGATGCCGGGCCCTGCCGGGTCGAACTGGTCGTTGCGCGAACCCCCGAACGAGAAAGGGTTGGGTCGGCCGATGGAGAGCGCAAGGATCAAGCAGACCGGCCCCATGACGATCAGTGGCACATGGACCTGCCATGGCGCCCAGTCCCACAGGGTCACATGCAGTGCGCGACCGGCCGCCCCGATCAACCAGGCCAACACAGCAAGGGATAGGGCGGAATAGGCCAGTGTGAAGCCGGAAGCGCCAAGCCGCGCCTGAAGCCAGGGCCGGAGCGGCGGCCGCAGGGGCAAGGAATGCGACAGGAAGAACATGGCGTAGGCAGCGACGAACTCGAACCAACTCATGGCCACGCCTCAGACCCGCTTGGCTGCGGGCTGGCGCAGCAAGAGAGCACCATAGACAACGGCAAAGCCCCCGAATGCCGCGACCCAGAGCAGGCCTGCCATCACGTGCAGCATAGCAGCGGATTCGGGCCATATACCGCCCGCAACCCGCGCGAATACGGACAGGATAAAAGTCAGATAGACCGCAACCGTGCCCGCCCCCGCCGTCAGGTTCTGACCGGTATGGCCCAGCGTCGCGCGAGTCATCACAGCCAGCGTCATCAAACCGACCGCCCCCGCCATCCAGAAATGCTGCGCGCCCGCCATCCCGAACGCCCCTGGCATCAGGATTTCCGCCGCCAGTGCCAAGGCCCCCAGCGGCAAGAAGGCATAGCCCGCGTGCAACACCGTCACCAGCGGCTCGGCAAAGGTCCGGTGTCCGGCCCAACGGGCCAGTCGCAGGGCGTGCAACAGTCCTGCCAGCGCAAGGGCCAGCCCGGTCAGCGTCCCGAGAGGCAGCGCAACCCACAGCACAAGCGCCACCAGAAGTGCCGCCAGCGCCGCCTTGTCGAAGGACTGCATTGGCGCCATGGGCAGGAAGGCTCTGCGCCGTTTCACCAGCCAGTTGCGGGTGAAGGACGGCACTATGCGGCCGCCGATGAAGGCGATCATCATGATGCCCGCGCCGAGGCCCAACCGCAGGCCGTAGCCATGGGCCGCAAAGTCGCCCTGTGCCACCTCCCAGTGGAAAAGTGCATTGCCGATGATGAAGACCACCAGCATCGCCAGCACGATCAGGTTCCGCCAGTTCTTGCCCGCCAAGATCTCGCGCGCTATCAGCAGCGCAAAGACAACCGGAAACGCGAGATCGACGATGGCAACCAACACGGCAGGCATGATGACCGAGACCGCAACCGCGACCCTCCCTAGCAGCCACAGGCCCGCGAGCATCCCCAGCCGCCAGCCGACGATCGGCAAGCGCCCCGTCCAGTTCGGCACAGCGGTCAGCAAAAACCCCGCGACGACGGCACCCAGATAGCCAAACAGAAATTCATGCGCATGCCATGACACTGGATCGAAGGCGGTGGGCAGCATCAGATGCCCCGACAGTATCGGCATCCAAAGCGCCATCGCCAGCATGGCCCAGACCGCCGCTCCGAAAAAGAAGGGGCGAAACCCGTAGGTCAGGATCGCGGGTCCGGTCCAGGCACGCATCTGCTCTGATGTATTGGTCATCGGTATGCCTTTGAAACCGGTCTTGTTTCCGCGCCGCCATCCTCGGTCAAGATGAGGTCGATCAGGACGCCGGTTTCCTGCGGAACTGCGGCGATAGCATCGTCGTGCATGGCACATCCCTTCGAGGCTGAGTCGTTTGAACGAAACAAATTAGCATTTGATTTACCGATTAAATCACGGTAATACGCATTGTAAATACTAAATCAGGAGCGCGACCATGCGCCTCACGTCCTTCACAGACTACGGGCTTCGCGTTCTGATGCGAATGGCGGGCACACCTGATCGCGCCTTCACGGCCGCTGACCTCGCCGCTGAGTTCCGCGTCTCGCGCAACCATCTGGCCAAGGTGATTTCGGCGCTGGCCGCGGCAGGTCTACTGGACACCCGGCGCGGCGGCGGGGGCGGCGCGATGCTGGCCCGCGCGCCCAAGGACATCCGTTTGGGCGATGTGGTGGCGGTGCTCGAGGCCGATCAGGCGCTGGTGGAGTGCTTTGCGTCCGACACCAACACCTGCACCCTAACCCCGCACTGCCGGTTGAAGGCGCGGCTGGCCCATGCCGAGGCGGCCTTCGTGGCCGATCTCAACCGCAGCACCCTTGCCGATTGCGCCTACCGCCCGGAAAGCGCCTGACCTGTCAGCTGATTTCGGGCCACCAGCGCGATCGCGCCCCAGACGGCGCTGCGCAGGGCCATGGCGTAAACGGTGCGCATTTCGAAGGCTCCACCCTGGACGACATGCAGACCGAAGGCCACAAAGACCAACAGCGTTGCGGCGAAGATCGCCAGCGACAGGGGCCAGGCCCATCGCCGCCCCTGCCACAGGCCAAAGCCCGCGACGACATAGGAGAGCCCGGCGAGCGTGTTGAACCACAGCACAAAGGGTACGACTGCCCCCATGTCGGCTGATCCGAGCAATGTTCGGCCACCAGAGAAAACGGTCAGCACGCCAAAGGCAACCGCAACACCGCCCGCAACGCGGAGCGTCAGACTGGTTCTAGGCATCGCAAGCGCCCTCCTTCGCGCGTAGAAGTTCCATCTGCACGTCAAACAGCCGCAACCCCTCAGGCACGAGCGCAAAGCCCCGCGCGCCGAGCGTCCAGCGGATGGCGACACCCTGCACCAGCGATGTCAGCAGGCTGGCGACATCCTCCGGGCTGACGTCGCGCTTCATGTCGCCCGCTGCCTGCAGATCACGGATCACGGCAACAAGGCGGCTCTGAAACGCGCCCAGAAGCCCCCGGAACACGTCGCGCAGGGCTTGATTGTCGACCTGCAACTCGCGCGAGAACAGGATCGACGGCAGAGCGGGCGTCTCGGATATGGCTGAGAGCTGCACACCGATGAGCGCCCTCAAGCGCGCGTGTGGCCCGGCGGCCCCGGCCTCGGCTGCGGCCCAGGAGCCTTGAAGCCGGTTCGCGATATCCTCGGCCACCGCCAACCAGAGCGCGCCCTTGGTGGGAAAATGTCGGAAGATCGCCGGCTGACTAAGACCGATGGCGCGCGCGACATCCGTGGTGCTGAGCCGGTCGGGTCCGATCTCGTCGGCCAGTCGCAGCACCTCGGCCACGATCTGTGTCTTTCGCTCTTCCGCGCTCTGACGACCGGACATGCATCACCTCTTGTTAGTTATAACTCACTAACATATACTACTGGTGACCGCAACCTTTATCCCGAGTCGCGCGCCCAGACCGAAAGGACCCCCGCCATGCCCGCCACAACCGCCCCGACCGGCTATTCCCGCCTGCAGATCGCGCTGCATGTCGTCGGCGCGCTCTACCACCAGTTCGTGCTGCGCGATGGCACGCTGGCGCGGATGCGCCGGGCGCAAGGCTGATCCCATGAGACTCGCCCCTCTCCTCGCCCTGCCGCCTATCGCGCTCGGCATTGCCGCGGCGGTCTGGATGATATCGTCGGCACCCGGACCGGCCCAGATCGAGGGCAGCGGACCCGCCCTGCCGGTCCGCGTGATGACGGTCGCGGCAGCAGACCTACGCCCGACCGCCACGGCGTGGGGCAACCTGCGGGCGGCCGACACCTGGGTCGCCGTGGCCGAAGTGCAAGGCGAAGTGATCTGGCGCCACTCCAACCTGGAACCCGGCCGCCTGATCCCGGCGGGAACCGAGGTGCTGCGGATCGACCCTGCCGACTACGAGCTCGCGTTGGCGCAGTCGCAGGCCGACCTTGCAGCGCTGGACGCCGAAAGCGCGCAGCTGACCGCCGAGGCGGAAAACACGGGCCGCATCCTCGATCTGGAACGCGCGAGATTGGCGCTGGCCGAGGCCGAACTGGCTCGCACGCGGACCCTGGCCCAACAGGGTACGGCCCCGCAATCGCGCGTCGATGAGGCCGAGCGTGCCACGCTTCTGGCCCGCCGCACGGTCGCGGAACTCGAAAATGCGATGGCTCTTATCCCGTCCCGCGAGGCACGGATCGCGGCACAGGTCGCGCGCAGCGAGGCCGCCATCGACCGCGCGCGCCGCGCGCTCGACCGCACAACCCTGACGACGCCGTTCGGCATGCGTGTGACCGAGGTAAATGCGGAGCTGTTTCAGACCGTCAGCCCCGGTCAGGTGGTGATCCGTGCCGACGGGATCGCAGCGGCCGAAGTCGTGGCCCATCTGCCAATCGACAGCTTTCGCCGCCTGCTGGGAGATGCGCCTGAAGGCATCACCCTTGCCGACATGATGCGCGACCTGCCAGCCACGCAAATCGAGGTGACGCTCAGCCCGCTGTCGGACCCGACCCAAATCTGGACCGCCCGCGTTGTCCGGATCGAAGGCGCGCTGGATGCCCGTGCGCGCACCGTGCCGGTCGTCGTCAGCGTTGACGACCCCTATGAGGGCGCGTACCCGCCCCGGCGCCTGCCGCTGGTGCCCAACATGCAGGTGCAGATTGCCTTTTCGGGCGCTTCTATGTCAGGCCTCATCGCAATCCCCGAAGCGGCACTGCATGGGGGCATGGTGCGTATCGCAAGCGCCGATAACAGGCTGGAGTTGCGGCCCGTCACCGCCGGTTTTGCACAAGACGGCTCGGTCATCATCACCGATGGGCTCGCCCCCGGCGACCGCGTGGTGATCGACGACATCGCCCCGGCCATTCCCGGCATGACCCTGATCCCGGTCGAGGCCGCGCGATGATCCGCTGGTTCACCGGCCACCCGACGGCGGGCAACCTGCTGCTTTTGCTGTTCCTCGCCGCCGGGGCCTTTGCCGCGCCGGGTCTCTTGCGCGAAACCTTCCCGGATTTCCGCGCTGTCGAGGCCGAGATCACCGTGCCCTACCGGGGCGCTGCCGCCGAGGATGTCGAAGGCGCGATCTGCGCGCCGCTGTGGGACGGGGTGCAGGGTGTCGAGGGGCTGGAGACCTTCACCTGCACCGCGCAAACCGGCCGCGCCCGCGCCGTGGCGACCATGGCGCCGGGCAATGACGCGCTGCGTTTCGTGAATTCTCTGCGCACCGAGGTTTCGGCCATCGACAGCTTTCCTGACCGTGCCGATCCTGCGGTGGTGCGCGAGTTGCACCGCTCCGATCCGGTCACCTCGGTGGCTATCTCGGGCGATCTGCCGCTGGGCGAACTGGACCTTTATGCGGACGCCTTGTCGGACCGCCTGATCGCCCTGCCGGGTGTTGCTCGCGTGACGCGCGGGGGCCTCGGCGCCCGGACGCTGTCCATCACCGCGCCGCGCGCGGTGCTCGACAGCCACGGCCTGACACCTGCCACATTGGCCGCCGCCATCGCCGCGCAGAACATCGACCTGCCCGCAGGCACGCTCGAAGGGGCAGGCGCGGACCTGACCCTGCGTTTCACCGCCGAACGCGACACGGCGACGGCGCTGGCCATGATCCCCGTGCTGGTGCTGCCGAATGGCGCGACGCTGACGCTGGACGACGTGGCGGTGATCGAGGAACGCTTCGAGCCGCCGCAAGACCGCGCCTTTGTCGACGGGGTGCCTGCCATCGTGATCGACGTGGCGAAGGCACTTGATGCCGACGCGCTGCGCGTGCTGGACGACGTCGCGGCGCTGGTGGCCGAGGAACGCGCCCGCCTGCCAGAAACGATCACAGTCGAGGTGGTGCAGGACGTGACCTCCATCATCCGCGACCGGCTGGTGATGCTGGTGCAGAACGGCGTGATCGGCCTTGTGCTGGTCGTCGTGGTGATGAGCCTCTTCTTCCGCCCCGGTTTCGCGATCTGGGCCGCGATGGGGCTGCCCGTGGCCTTTGCGGGCGCATTTGTCTGGATGGCGCTGACCGGGCTCAGCCTGAACATGATGACGCTGGTGGCGCTGTTGATGGCGATCGGGATCGTGATGGACGATTCCATCGTGATCGCGGATTCCATCGCGGTGCATGCCGCCAAGGGTGCGACGGTCGAAACCGTGGCTACGGGCGTCGCCGCCGTGGCGCCCGGAGTGATCTCGTCCTTTCTTACGACCCTCGCCGTGTTCCTGCCTTTGGCCTTTCTGGCGGGCGAACTGGGGGCCGTGCTCGAGGTTCTGCCAGTTGTCTTGCTGGCCGCGCTGGCGGCCTCGCTGATCGAGGCCTTCCTCATCCTGCCCCACCATCTGAAAGGCGGGATGAAGGATACCGCCCCATCTCGGTTCCGCCTCCGCTTCGATGCTGGCTTCGACGCTCTGCGCGAGCGCGGTGTGGGCCGTCTGGCCGATGCCGCGATCCGCTGGCGCTGGCTGGTCGCGGGGCTGGCCATCGGGGCCTTGATCCTGACGGTCGGCGCCTTGGGCGGCGGCATGGTCAAGCGCGAGGCGATGCCTGAGATCGACGGCGACGTGCTTGAGGCGCGGCTGATGCTGCCTGCCGGCACCCCGCTTTCGCGCACGACCGAGGCCGTGGCACAGGTCGAAGCGGCGCTCGACCGCGTGAACGCCCGCCTCACCCCGGACCAGCCCGAGGCACAACCGCTGGTTATTCGCCGCATCACCCGTCTGGGCCGTAACCTGTCGGCGGGCGAAACCGGCGCCCATGTCGCCACCGTCGCGGTGGACCTTCTGGGCGCCGAGACGCGTAACAGCACGCTGGACGAGATCGTCACACTCTGGCGCGAAGAAATCGGCGCCCTGCCCGGCGTGAACTCACTGATCCTGACCGAGCCGGGCATCGGCCCGCAAGGCATCGCGGTCGAGTTGCGCCTGACCCACCCCGACCTCGCCTCGCTCGAGGCCGCGGGCCGCGCCACGCTGGCCGAACTCGAGACCTATGCCGGTGTGCGCAACGCGATCCTCGACCTGCGCCCCGGCGCGCCCGAATTGCGGCTGAGCCTGTCGCCGGGGGCCGAGGCGCTGGGGCTGACCGCAACGGATGTGGCAAGCCAACTTCGCGCGGCTTTCCTCGGCACGCAGCTTGCGGAAATCCGGCGCGGTGATCTGGCATGGGATCTTGAGGTGCGGCTGGCCGATGAGGACCGCACCACCCGCGCCGACCTGAGCCTTTTCGAAGTCGCCCTGCCCGGTGGCGACACCGTGCCGCTCTCCAGCATCGCCACCATTGACGAGGCGCGCGGCTGGGGCACGATCACACGCCGCAATGGTCTGCGCACCCTGACCGTTTCGGCCGATGTGGACGGCCGCATCGGCAATGCCGACGCGATTACCGCACGGCTGGCCGAGGGCTTCCTGCCCGATCTGGCAGCCTCCACCCCCGGCCTTGGCTTCGAGATCGGCGGACAGGCCGCGAATTCCGCGGAAACCGTCGCCTCGATCCTGCGCGGGTTCCTCATCGGGCTGGTGGGCATCTACCTCGTGCTCAGCTTCCAGTTCCGCAGCTATGTCGAGCCGTTGATTGTGATGATCACCATCCCGCTGGCATTTCTGGGCGTGATCTGGGGCCATGTCCTGATGGGCTACAACATTTCCATGCCGTCTCTGGTGGGGGCGGCCTCGCTCGCGGGCATCGTGGTGAACAACGCGATCCTCTTGGTCGGCGTCATCAACGCCCGTCGCGCCGAGGGACTGTCCGCCGCGCTGGCCGCAGGCGAGGCTGTGCGGTCGCGGTTCCGCCCGATCTTCGTCTCGGTCTCGACCACAATCATGGGCATGGCGCCGCTGCTGCTGGAGGCCTCGACCCAGGCCCAGACGCTCAAGCCACTGGTGATTTCCGTGGTCTTCGGCCTGCTCGCCGCAACGGTTCTGATCCTGTTGGTGTTGCCCGCGTTCTATGCAGCACTCGAGGACGTTCGACCCCGAAAACAGGGCCATCTTGCCGTTCCAGAAGGTCGCTGACCCCACTCCGCCTCATGAATAGACAAAAAAATTGGAACTGGCGGAGCACTAAGCAAATTGTCGAACGGACAGTCATTCCGCTTCAATTTTCGGGCATTTTTCGTCCGGTCCCAATCTAGACATTTAGCGGCGATCGCGATCCCAAATAGCCTGTAACTGAACACACTTGGCTGGAAATCACGCGACGCACCACGACAGAGTGCGATCTAACAATGAACATTTTGTGCACACGACCTCACTTAAACATTTGAAAGAAAATCAAAATACCACCCATCCATCAGTGGGCGATCCGTCAGACTGTCGCTTTCCACATGCGATACCGCCCCTGCCCTGTCACTTCGCAGATCAAACCGCTTGCCTCCATCCACGCCAGATTGCGCTGAACGGCGGCGCGACTGGCTCCAGTCGTCGCCTCAGCCATTGGGGCGGAGACCAAGGGCCACTGAGAGAAAGTTCTTCGCAAGGCAAGCTGCGTGCGACCAGACAATTGCGCCATGACGTTTTCTGCCCGACCCGTCCACGCTTCAATATCGTCAAGTGTTCGCATCGCCGTCAGAATTGCGCTGTTCATCCCATCCAACCAGCGTGCCAAGCGTTCGGTTGGCAAACCCGAGACACGCAGTCCCCCTGCCCCGCCCATAGCCAGCGGCGCGAAGACGGCGCCGCTTCCGTCGCAGGCCGCGATCCTGGACGCGGTGACGGCGGCTTCGATTTGGTCGCCGTGTTGGCCGAGGCCCGCCAGGCTCCAAAGATGAAAGCCCATGCAAGCCCGCGTGATCGGGTGGAGCTCGGCCGCGGCTGTCATTACGTCCAGCCATCCGCCCGCGCGATCCTCGAAACGCTCTGCGCTGTCTTCGATGTTCTCGGGATCGCGACGATCTAGGAAGGCGGCCAAGTCAGCCTTCGGTCCGGGACCGCCTGTCAGGCGCCGAACAGCCCATCCAATTCTTGCCAGCGCGTTTCGGTCATCCTGTGCACCTGACAGCCGCAATGATACCCAGAGCGCCAGACGATCAGAACTCACCCGATCCCCCGCGAACCAGCTAAGGTCCGCTGCCTCGATAAGAGCGAGGCGATGCCGCCAGCCTTCTGGGCCGCGCAGCAGCCGGTCATCCAGAGCTCCTAAGCGTCCAGCCACCTTTGCCAGTCGCGCAGCGTGAACGCCCTCTGCCTTTGCCCAGTCTTCGATGACAGCCGTGTCGGGCGGTTCTGCCCGTGGCCCGGGAGGCAAATCATCCGGTTCTTCCTCGAGTGGCCCAGGCAGAAACCAGAGATCCTCGTCGTGAGCCTCTTCATCCTCCTCGATTGTGATGAGGGGGTCATCGAAATCATCAGTGAATGCAGACGGTTGAGGCTTCATATGTGCAAAATAATATTCTTTTGCGCATTACCCAAGTGATTTTTTGGCGGCTGCCGACGCTCTTTATATAGTATGCGCGCGCGACTGCCGGTGGAACCTCTCAGATCGCGCTCAGCGCAAGGAAACCAAGGGTTTTGGGACAAGCACGACGAGAGAGCGCCTACTTGCATTCGTTTACAAACGGTCGTTTAGTAGCGATAGATAAAACTGCAAAAGACCTGTTTTGATGCCATTGATAGGCTACGCGCGCGTTTCAACCGAGGATCAAACCCCCCTGCCCCAGTCGCAGGCCCTGAAATCTGCGGGTTGCGCCGAAATCTATGAAGAGCACGCCTCAGGCGGCAATCGCGCGCGGCCGGTGCTTGGGCGTGTGCTCGAACGCATCCAGAGTGGCGATACGCTGGTCGTCGTGCGGATCGACCGGCTTGCGCGGTCTCTGTCGCATCTGCTGGAAGTGATCGAGCGGCTGGAGGCCAGGGGTGCGTTCTTTCGCTCGATCCAGGACCCGATCGACACTGGATCCCCGCAGGGCAAGTTCACGCTGCAGGTCTTGGGCGCTGCGGCCGAGTTCGAGCGCGCCCTGATCCGGGAGCGCACCAAGGCCGGCCTCGCCAGCGCGCGCACAAAGGGCCGCGTGGGCGGAAACCCTGGACTGCGGGCCAAAGACCCTGCCGCTCTTCGCAAGGTGCGGCTAGCGCGACAGGACGGCTACATGGAGCGTCTGAACGAAA
This genomic window from Sulfitobacter pacificus contains:
- a CDS encoding carboxymuconolactone decarboxylase family protein, producing MTKSMPGAAGDLAEKHPDVWKAYAALGKATADCGPLTDREKRLVKLALAIGAGSEGAVHSHTRRARSEGIEAQAIMQVAMLAIGPLGLPRAVAAKTWIEDIKD
- a CDS encoding NnrU family protein, which produces MSWFEFVAAYAMFFLSHSLPLRPPLRPWLQARLGASGFTLAYSALSLAVLAWLIGAAGRALHVTLWDWAPWQVHVPLIVMGPVCLILALSIGRPNPFSFGGSRNDQFDPAGPGIVRLSRHPLLLALALWAAAHVMPNGDLAHVILFGTFAAFALLGGRLIDRRKRREMGPEWQGMLDRVAATPLLSASLPVGTLLRVAAGIALYGTLLWAHPFLFGVSPLP
- a CDS encoding NnrS family protein, translating into MTNTSEQMRAWTGPAILTYGFRPFFFGAAVWAMLAMALWMPILSGHLMLPTAFDPVSWHAHEFLFGYLGAVVAGFLLTAVPNWTGRLPIVGWRLGMLAGLWLLGRVAVAVSVIMPAVLVAIVDLAFPVVFALLIAREILAGKNWRNLIVLAMLVVFIIGNALFHWEVAQGDFAAHGYGLRLGLGAGIMMIAFIGGRIVPSFTRNWLVKRRRAFLPMAPMQSFDKAALAALLVALVLWVALPLGTLTGLALALAGLLHALRLARWAGHRTFAEPLVTVLHAGYAFLPLGALALAAEILMPGAFGMAGAQHFWMAGAVGLMTLAVMTRATLGHTGQNLTAGAGTVAVYLTFILSVFARVAGGIWPESAAMLHVMAGLLWVAAFGGFAVVYGALLLRQPAAKRV
- a CDS encoding RrF2 family transcriptional regulator; protein product: MRLTSFTDYGLRVLMRMAGTPDRAFTAADLAAEFRVSRNHLAKVISALAAAGLLDTRRGGGGGAMLARAPKDIRLGDVVAVLEADQALVECFASDTNTCTLTPHCRLKARLAHAEAAFVADLNRSTLADCAYRPESA
- a CDS encoding TetR/AcrR family transcriptional regulator, which codes for MSGRQSAEERKTQIVAEVLRLADEIGPDRLSTTDVARAIGLSQPAIFRHFPTKGALWLAVAEDIANRLQGSWAAAEAGAAGPHARLRALIGVQLSAISETPALPSILFSRELQVDNQALRDVFRGLLGAFQSRLVAVIRDLQAAGDMKRDVSPEDVASLLTSLVQGVAIRWTLGARGFALVPEGLRLFDVQMELLRAKEGACDA
- a CDS encoding efflux RND transporter periplasmic adaptor subunit, coding for MRLAPLLALPPIALGIAAAVWMISSAPGPAQIEGSGPALPVRVMTVAAADLRPTATAWGNLRAADTWVAVAEVQGEVIWRHSNLEPGRLIPAGTEVLRIDPADYELALAQSQADLAALDAESAQLTAEAENTGRILDLERARLALAEAELARTRTLAQQGTAPQSRVDEAERATLLARRTVAELENAMALIPSREARIAAQVARSEAAIDRARRALDRTTLTTPFGMRVTEVNAELFQTVSPGQVVIRADGIAAAEVVAHLPIDSFRRLLGDAPEGITLADMMRDLPATQIEVTLSPLSDPTQIWTARVVRIEGALDARARTVPVVVSVDDPYEGAYPPRRLPLVPNMQVQIAFSGASMSGLIAIPEAALHGGMVRIASADNRLELRPVTAGFAQDGSVIITDGLAPGDRVVIDDIAPAIPGMTLIPVEAAR
- a CDS encoding efflux RND transporter permease subunit, translated to MIRWFTGHPTAGNLLLLLFLAAGAFAAPGLLRETFPDFRAVEAEITVPYRGAAAEDVEGAICAPLWDGVQGVEGLETFTCTAQTGRARAVATMAPGNDALRFVNSLRTEVSAIDSFPDRADPAVVRELHRSDPVTSVAISGDLPLGELDLYADALSDRLIALPGVARVTRGGLGARTLSITAPRAVLDSHGLTPATLAAAIAAQNIDLPAGTLEGAGADLTLRFTAERDTATALAMIPVLVLPNGATLTLDDVAVIEERFEPPQDRAFVDGVPAIVIDVAKALDADALRVLDDVAALVAEERARLPETITVEVVQDVTSIIRDRLVMLVQNGVIGLVLVVVVMSLFFRPGFAIWAAMGLPVAFAGAFVWMALTGLSLNMMTLVALLMAIGIVMDDSIVIADSIAVHAAKGATVETVATGVAAVAPGVISSFLTTLAVFLPLAFLAGELGAVLEVLPVVLLAALAASLIEAFLILPHHLKGGMKDTAPSRFRLRFDAGFDALRERGVGRLADAAIRWRWLVAGLAIGALILTVGALGGGMVKREAMPEIDGDVLEARLMLPAGTPLSRTTEAVAQVEAALDRVNARLTPDQPEAQPLVIRRITRLGRNLSAGETGAHVATVAVDLLGAETRNSTLDEIVTLWREEIGALPGVNSLILTEPGIGPQGIAVELRLTHPDLASLEAAGRATLAELETYAGVRNAILDLRPGAPELRLSLSPGAEALGLTATDVASQLRAAFLGTQLAEIRRGDLAWDLEVRLADEDRTTRADLSLFEVALPGGDTVPLSSIATIDEARGWGTITRRNGLRTLTVSADVDGRIGNADAITARLAEGFLPDLAASTPGLGFEIGGQAANSAETVASILRGFLIGLVGIYLVLSFQFRSYVEPLIVMITIPLAFLGVIWGHVLMGYNISMPSLVGAASLAGIVVNNAILLVGVINARRAEGLSAALAAGEAVRSRFRPIFVSVSTTIMGMAPLLLEASTQAQTLKPLVISVVFGLLAATVLILLVLPAFYAALEDVRPRKQGHLAVPEGR
- a CDS encoding recombinase family protein, coding for MPLIGYARVSTEDQTPLPQSQALKSAGCAEIYEEHASGGNRARPVLGRVLERIQSGDTLVVVRIDRLARSLSHLLEVIERLEARGAFFRSIQDPIDTGSPQGKFTLQVLGAAAEFERALIRERTKAGLASARTKGRVGGNPGLRAKDPAALRKVRLARQDGYMERLNETAQDWVPHVRRLRPDLAWEDVVRIINGPLPEARRWTQSRLLRAVKAYVRDGFLPTEVLARAGRRETDDRLPAIIAGIKGADPDITLQAICTRLEAMRERTPRGRTRWQPSSVKMLLERAERLGLMPYESSQNQM